In Nymphaea colorata isolate Beijing-Zhang1983 chromosome 3, ASM883128v2, whole genome shotgun sequence, a genomic segment contains:
- the LOC116250890 gene encoding uncharacterized protein LOC116250890, with amino-acid sequence MEVAGDFYSSEAVALRQMAASLVEAVAVEAVLVAQKSVYLLLAMGCLMTGRNFLDQESENNHGFDHSILIGMKEKNTRHVGDGVAPENKDDGDSENDDDDEDDEDGEEQDDDDEHASGDEDNDNQGDEDQEDDVEANGGGGSDDEDDDDEEEDEDEDEEDEDGEDDDEEDEEEDEEMPEPPIKKRK; translated from the exons ATGGAGGTCGCTGGGGATTTCTACTCTTCGGAGGCTGTTGCTCTCAGGCAAATGGCTGCTTCCTTGGTGGAAGCTGTCGCTGTTGAGGCGGTGCTCGTCGCCCAAAAGTCAGTTTACTTACTTCTAGCG ATGGGCTGCCTGATGACTGGAAGAAATTTCTTGGATCAGGAGAGTGAGAACAATCACGG GTTCGATCACTCCATCTTAATTGGGATGAAGGAAAAG AATACAAGACATGTCGGCGATGGGGTTGCTCCTGAAAACAAAGATGATGGGGATTCAGAgaatgatgatgacgatgaagaCGATGAAGATGGTGAAGAGCAGGATGATGATGACGAGCACGCATCTGGAGATGAGGATAACGATAACCAAGGAGATGAAGACCAGGAAGACGATGTTGAAGCGAACGGAGGAGGAGGcagtgatgatgaagacgacgatgatgaagaggaagatgaagatgaggatgaggaagatgaagatggtgaggatgatgatgaggaagatgaagaagaggatgaagagaTGCCTGAGCCTCCAATTAAAAAGAGGAAGTGA
- the LOC116250478 gene encoding triphosphate tunnel metalloenzyme 3-like: protein MEVEVKLRIPDADSHQRLASLLSPFHLQTHLQENVFFDGARGELSSSRSVLRLRFYNADSRCVVSLKGKAVIVDGVSRVEEVEEDFDVSLGRACVAEPWRLAAVDSGLVKRVVDEFRVEGFVCLGGFRNVRAVHAWQGLTLELDETQFDFGTSYEIECESDDPESAKRLLEGFLKENRIPYSFSAVSKFAVFRSGKLPD, encoded by the coding sequence ATGGAGGTCGAGGTGAAGCTCAGGATCCCCGACGCCGATTCCCACCAGCGGCTCGCCTCCCTCCTCTCCCCCTTCCACCTCCAAACCCACCTCCAGGAGAATGTCTTCTTCGACGGAGCCCGCGGAGAGCTCTCCTCTTCCCGCTCCGTCCTTCGCCTCAGGTTCTATAACGCTGATTCCCGCTGCGTCGTCTCTCTCAAGGGGAAGGCTGTCATTGTCGACGGCGTCAGTAGGGTGGAGGAGGTCGAGGAGGATTTCGACGTCTCCCTTGGCCGGGCGTGCGTGGCCGAGCCCTGGCGCCTGGCTGCCGTCGACTCCGGGCTTGTCAAGAGGGTCGTGGATGAGTTCCGAGTCGAGGGCTTCGTCTGTCTCGGCGGGTTCAGGAACGTGAGGGCGGTGCATGCGTGGCAGGGGTTGACGTTGGAGCTGGACGAGACGCAGTTCGATTTCGGGACTAGTTATGAGATCGAGTGCGAGAGCGACGATCCTGAGTCGGCGAAGCGTCTGTTGGAGGGCTTCCTGAAGGAGAATCGTATTCCTTATTCGTTCTCTGCAGTGTCGAAATTTGCGGTTTTTCGGTCTGGGAAATTGCCAGACTGA
- the LOC116250479 gene encoding uncharacterized protein LOC116250479, with amino-acid sequence MEVARDFCSSEAVALRQMAASLVEAVAVEAVLVAQKSVYLLLAMGSLLNGRNFLDQESEKSQGFDDNILIGMEDKNTRHVGDGVAPENKDDGDSDNDDEDEDDEDGEEQDDDGEGDEEDASGDEDNNNQGDDQEDDVVANGEGGSDDEDDDDEEEDEDEDDEDEDGEDEDEEDEEEEEEDEEIPEPPTKKRK; translated from the exons atgGAGGTCGCAAGAGATTTCTGCTCTTCGGAGGCTGTTGCTCTCAGGCAAATGGCTGCTTCTTTGGTGGAAGCTGTCGCTGTAGAGGCGGTGCTCGTCGCTCAGAAGTCAGTTTACTTACTTCTAGCG ATGGGCTCCCTGCTCAATGGAAGAAATTTCTTGGATCAAGAGAGTGAGAAGAGTCAAGG GTTCGATGACAACATCTTAATCGGGATGGAGGATAAG AATACAAGACATGTGGGGGATGGGGTTGCTCCTGAGAACAAAGACGATGGGGATTCAGACaatgatgatgaggatgaagaCGATGAAGATGGTGAAGAGCAGGATGATGATGGAGAAGGCGACGAGGAGGATGCATCTGGAGACGAGGATAACAATAACCAGGGAGATGACCAAGAAGATGATGTTGTAGCAAACGGAGAAGGAGGcagtgatgatgaagacgacgatgatgaagaggaagatgaagatgaggacgatgaagatgaagatggcgaggatgaggatgaggaagacgaagaggaagaagaagaggatgaagagaTACCCGAGCCTCCCACTAAAAAGAGGAAGTGA